In Saimiri boliviensis isolate mSaiBol1 chromosome 12, mSaiBol1.pri, whole genome shotgun sequence, one genomic interval encodes:
- the ZSWIM8 gene encoding zinc finger SWIM domain-containing protein 8 isoform X5, translating into MELMFAEWEDGERFSFEDSDRFEEDSLCSFISEAESLCQNWRGWRKQSAGPNSPTGGGGGGGSGGTRMRDGLVIPLVELSAKQVAFHIPFEVVEKVYPPVPEQLQLRIAFWSFPENEEDIRLYSCLANGSADEFQRGDQLFRMRAVKDPLQIGFHLSATVVPPQMVPPKGAYNVAVMFDRCRVTSCSCTCGAGAKWCTHVVALCLFRIHNASAVCLRAPVSESLSRLQRDQLQKFAQYLISELPQQILPTAQRLLDELLSSQSTAINTVCGAPDPTAGPSASDQSTWYLDESTLTDNIKKTLHKFCGPSPVVFSDVNSMYLSSTEPPAAAEWACLLRPLRGREPEGVWNLLSIVREMFKRRDSNAAPLLEILTDQCLTYEQITGWWYSVRTSASHSSASGHTGRSNGQSEVAAHACASMCDEMVTLWRLAVLDPALSPQRRRELCSQLRQWQLKVIENVKRGQHKKTLERLFPGFRPAVEACYFNWEEAYPLPGVTYSGTDRKLALCWARALPSRPGVSRSGGLEESRDRPRPLPAEPAVRPKEPGTKRKGLGDGVPSSQRGPRRLSAEGGDKALHKMGPGGGKAKALGGAGSGSKGSAGGGSKRRLSSEDSSLEPDLAEMSLDDSSLALGAEASTFGGFPESPPPCPPHGGSRGPSTFLPEPPDTYEEDGGVYFSEGPEPPTASAGPPGLLPGEVCTRDDLPSTDESGSGLPQTKEAVPAVGEEDDDYQAYYLNAQDGAGGEEEKAEGAAGEEHDLFAGLKPLEQESRMEVLFACAEALHAHGYSSEASRLTVELAQDLLANPPDLKVEPPPAKGKKNKVSTSRQTWVATNTLSKAAFLLTVLSERPEHHNLAFRVGMFALELQRPPASTKALEVKLAYQESEVAALLKKIPLGPSEMSTMRCRAEELREGTLCDYRPVLPLMLASFIFDVLCAPVVSPTGSRPPSRNWNSETPGDEELGFEAAVAALGMKTTVSEAEHPLLCEGTRREKGDLALALMITYKDDQAKLKKILDKLLDRESQTHKPQTLSSFYSSSRPATASQRSPSKHGGPSAPGALQPLTSGSAGPAQPGSVAGAGPGPTEGFTEKNVPESSPHSPCEGLPSEAALTPRPEGKVPSRLALGSRGGYNGRGWGSPGRPKKKHTGMASIDSSAPETTSDSSPTLSRRPLRGGWAPTSWGRGQDSDSISSSSSDSLGSSSSSGSRRASASGGARAKTVEVGRYKGRRPESHAPHVPNQPSEAAAHFYFELAKTVLIKAGGNSSTSIFTHPSSSGGHQGPHRNLHLCAFEIGLYALGLHNFVSPNWLSRTYSSHVSWITGQAMEIGSAALTILVECWDGHLTPPEVASLADRASRARDSNMVRAAAELALSCLPHAHALNPNEIQRALVQCKEQDNLMLEKACMAVEEAAKGGGVYPEVLFEVAHQWFWLYEQTAGGSSTAREGATGCSASGIRAAGEAGRGLTEGRGGPGTEPVTVAAAAAVTAAATVVPVISVGSSLYPGPGLGHGHSPGLHPYTALQPHLPCSPQYLTHPAHPAHPMPHMPRPAVFPVPSSAYPQGVHPAFLGAQYPYSVTPPSLAATAVSFPVPSMAPITVHPYHTEPGLPLPTSVALSSVHPASTFPAIQGASLPALTTQPSPLVSGGFPPPEEETHSQPVNPHSLHHLHAAYRVGMLALEMLGRRAHNDHPNNFSRSPPYTDDVKWLLGLAAKLGVNYVHQFCVGAAKGVLSPFVLQEIVMETLQRLSPAHAHNHLRAPAFHQLVQRCQQAYMQYIHHRLIHLTPADYDDFVNAIRSARSAFCLTPMGMMQFNDILQNLKRSKQTKELWQRVSLEMATFSP; encoded by the exons ATGGACTGGTGATCCCATTGGTGGAGCTGTCAGCAAAGCAGGTGGCATTTCACATCCCATTTGAAGTGGTGGAGAAAGTTTACCCACCGGTGCCTGAGCAGCTACAGCTCCGAATTGCTTTTTGGAGCTTTCCTGAGAATGAAGAGGACATTCG GCTGTATTCGTGCCTGGCCAATGGGAGTGCAGATGAGTTTCAGCGAGGGGATCAGCTCTTCCGCATGAGGGCTGTGAAGGACCCATTGCAGATAG GGTTCCACCTGAGTGCTACAGTGGTGCCACCTCAGATGGTCCCTCCCAAAGGGGCCTACAATGTGGCTGTGATGTTTGACCGCTGCCGGGTCACTTCCTGCAGCTGTACCTGTGGGGCTGGGGCCAAATGGTGTACCCACGTCGTGGCACTCTGTCTCTTCCGCATCCACAAC GCTTCTGCAGTCTGCCTGAGAGCCCCAGTCTCAGAGTCCCTGTCCCGGCTACAGAGGGACCAGCTGCAGAAGTTTGCGCAGTACCTCATTAGTGAACTCCCTCAGCAG ATCCTCCCCACAGCTCAGCGTCTCCTGGACGAACTCCTGTCTTCCCAGTCAACAGCCATCAATACAGTGTGTGGAGCTCCGG ACCCCACAGCAGGGCCCTCGGCATCGGACCAGAGTACTTGGTATCTGGATGAATCGACACTCACTGACAACATCAAGAAGACCCTGCACAAGTTCTGTGGTCCTTCCCCTGTGGTCTTCAG TGATGTGAACTCCATGTATCTGTCTTCCACGGAGCCGCCGGCTGCTGCTGAATGGGCATGTCTGCTGCGCCCTCTGAGGGGCCGTGAACCAGAGGGTGTCTGGAACCTGCTGAGCATCGTTCGGGAGATGTTCAAGCGAAGGGACAGCAATGCTGCCCCCTTGTTGGAAATCCTCACTGACCAGTGCCTCACCTATGAGCAG ATAACAGGTTGGTGGTATAGCGTGCGCACCTCAGCCTCACACAGCAGTGCCAGTGGGCACACGGGTCGTAGCAACGGGCAGTCAGAGGTGGCAGCCCATGCCTGTGCCAGCATGTGTGACGAGATGGTCACACTGTGGAGGCTGGCTGTGCTGGACCCGGCACTCAGCCCTCAGCG GCGCCGGGAACTATGTTCGCAGCTGCGGCAGTGGCAGCTGAAGGTGATTGAGAATGTCAAACGGGGCCAACACAAGAAGACGCTGGAGCGGCTCTTCCCTGGCTTCCGGCCAGCGGTGGAGGCCTGCTACTTCAACTGGGAAGAGGCCTACCCACTTCCTGGTGTCACCTACAGTGGCACTGACAGGAAGctggcactgtgctgggcccGGGCCCTGCCCTCTCGGCCAGGTGTCTCCCGCTCTGGGGGCCTAGAGGAATCCCGGGACCGGCCCCGACCCCTTCCTGCTGAGCCAGCTGTGCGGCCCAAGGAGCCTGGGACCAAGCGCAAGGGCTTGGGTGATGGGGTCCCCTCATCACAGCGGGGTCCCCGCCGCCTCTCAGCTGAAGGGGGAGATAAAGCTCTGCATAAGATGGGTCCAGGTGGGGGCAAAGCCAAAGCACTGGGTGGGGCTGGCAGTGGGAGCAAGGGCTCAGCAGGTGGTGGGAGCAAGCGAAGGCTGAGCAGTGAAGACAGCTCCCTGGAGCCAGACCTGGCTGAgatgagcctggatgacagcagcCTGGCCCTGGGTGCAGAGGCCAGTACCTTCGGGGGATTCCCTGAGAGTCCTCCGCCCTGTCCTCCCCACGGTGGCTCCCGAGGCCCTTCTACTTTCCTTCCTGAGCCCCCAGATACTTATGAAGAAGATGGTGGTGTGTACTTCTCAGAAGGGCCTGAGCCTCCCACAGCCTCTGCCGGCCCCCCTGGCTTACTGCCTGGGGAAGTCTGTACCCGGGACGACCTCCCTTCTACAGATGAGAGTGGCAGTGGGCTCCCCCAAACCAAAGAGGCAGTCCCTGCAGTTGGAGAGGAGGATGATGACTACCAGGCATACTATCTGAATGCCCAGGATGGAGCTGGGGGCGAGGAAGAGAAAGCTGAGGGTGCGGCTGGGGAGGAGCATGACCTGTTTGCTGGGCTGAAGCCACTGGAACAGGAGAGCCGCATggag GTACTGTTTGCCTGTGCTGAAGCCCTGCATGCACATGGCTATAGCAGTGAGGCCTCCCGCCTCACTGTGGAGCTTGCCCAGGATCTACTAGCCAACCCACCCGACCTCAAGGTAGAGCCGCCCCCTGCCAAG GGCAAGAAGAACAAGGTGTCCACAAGCCGTCAGACCTGGGTGGCTACCAACACCCTGAGCAAGGCGGCCTTCCTGTTGACAGTGTTAAGTGAGCGTCCAGAGCACCACAACCTGGCCTTCCGAGTTGGCATGTTTGCCTTGGAGCTACAGAGGCCTCCAGCTTCTACCAAGGCCTTGGAG GTGAAGCTGGCAtaccaggagtctgaggtggctGCCTTGCTCAAGAAGATCCCTCTGGGTCCGAGCGAGATGAGTACCATGCGGTGCCGGGCAGAAGAGCTTCGGGAGGGGACACTCTGTGACTATCGGCCTGTGTTGCCTCTCATGTTGGCCAGTTTCATCTTTGATGTTCTCTGTGCTCCAG TGGTTTCTCCCACAGGTTCCCGGCCCCCAAGTCGCAACTGGAACAGCGAGACACCTGGGGatgaggagctgggatttgaagcaGCAGTTGCTGCCTTGG GCATGAAAACGACAGTGAGTGAGGCAGAACATCCCCTCCTATGTGAAGGCACACGTCGGGAGAAGGGTGACCTGGCATTAGCACTAATGATCACTTACAAGGACGACCAGGCCAAGCTTAAGAAG ATCTTAGACAAACTCTTGGACCGAGAGAGCCAGACTCATAAGCCACAGACGCTGAGTTCTTTCTACTCATCTAGCCGCCCAGCCACAGCCAGCCAGAGGTCTCCTTCAAAGCACGGGGGCCCATCTGCCCCAGGGGCCCTGCAACCACTGACCTCAGGCTCTGCAGGGCCTGCTCAGCCAGGGAGTGTGGCAGGGGCTGGGCCAGGCCCCACTGAGGGCTTCACAGAGAAGAATGTGCCTG AGAGTTCCCCACATTCCCCCTGTGAGGGTCTTCCATCTGAGGCAGCTTTGACCCCAAGGCCAGAGGGGAAGGTTCCAAGCCGCTTGGCACTTGGCAGTCGTGGAGGCTATAATGGACGGGGATGGGGCTCCCCAGGACGGCCTAAGAAGAAGCACACAG GCATGGCCAGCATTGACAGCAGTGCCCCTGAAACAACATCGGATAGCTCCCCCACCTTAAGCCGGAGACCACTTCGAGGGGGCTGGgcccccacctcctggggtcGAGGACAGGACAGTGACAGCATTAGCAGCTCTTCTTCGGACTCCCTGGGCTCCTCATCCTCCAGTGGAAGTCGTCGGGCCAGTGCCAGTGGAGGAGCCCGGGCAAAGACTGTTGAAGTTGGCAG GTACAAGGGCCGCCGCCCCGAGAGTCATGCCCCCCATGTACCCAATCAGCCATCAGAGGCAGCTGCACACTTCTACTTCGAGCTGGCGAAGACAGTGCTGATCAAGGCAGGGGGCAACAGCAGCACTTCCATTTTCACACATCCATCTTCCTCAGGGGGCCACCAGGGTCCTCACCGCAACCTGCACCTTTGCGCCTTCGAGATTGGGCTTTATGCCCTTGGCCTGCACAACTTTGTTTCTCCCAACTGGCTCTCACGTACTTATTCTTCCCACGTTTCCTGGATTACAG GCCAGGCCATGGAGATAGGCAGCGCAGCCCTGACTATACTGGTAGAATGCTGGGATGGGCACCTGACACCCCCTGAGGTTGCATCCTTGGCTGACAGGGCATCACGGGCAAGAGACTCCAATATGGTGAGGGCAGCAGCAGAGCTGGCCCTGAGCTGCCTGCCCCATGCCCACGCATTGAACCCTAATGAGATCCAGCGGGCCCTGGTGCAGTGCAAGGAGCAG GACAACCTGATGTTGGAGAAGGCCTGCATGGCAGTGGAAGAGGCAGCTAAGGGTGGGGGCGTGTACCCTGAAGTGTTGTTTGAGGTTGCTCACCAGTGGTTCTGGCTATATGAGCAAACTGCAGGTGGCTCATCCACAGCCCGTGAAGGGGCTACCGGCTGTAGTGCCAGTGGGATCAGGGCAGCTGGGGAGGCTGGGCGGGGTCTGACTGAGGGTAGAGGGGGCCCAGGGACTGAACCAGTTACAgtggcggcggcagcagcagtgACAGCAGCAGCCACAGTGGTGCCCGTCATCTCGGTTGGGTCCAGTTTATACCCGGGTCCAGGACTGGGGCATGGCCACTCCCCTGGCCTGCACCCCTACACCGCTCTACAGCCCCACCTGCCCTGTAGCCCTCAGTACCTCACTCACCCAGCTCATCCCGCCCACCCCATGCCTCACATGCCCCGGCCTGCCGTATTCCCTGTGCCCAGCTCTGCATACCCACAG GGTGTGCATCCTGCATTCCTGGGGGCTCAGTACCCTTATTCAGTGACTCCTCCCTCACTTGCTGCTACTGCTGTGTCTTTCCCCGTCCCTTCCATGGCACCCATCACAGTACATCCCTACCACACAGAGCCAGGGCTTCCACTGCCCACCAGTGTGGCCT TGAGCAGTGTCCATCCAGCATCCACGTTTCCGGCCATCCAGGGTGCCTCGCTGCCTGCCCTGACCACACAGCCCAGCCCTCTGGTGAGCGGAGGTTTTCCACCGCCCGAGGAGGAGACGCACAGTCAGCCAGTCAATCCCCACAGCCTGCACCACCTGCATGCTGCCTACCGTGTCG GAATGCTGGCACTGGAGATGCTGGGTCGCCGGGCACACAACGATCACCCCAACAACTTCTCCCGCTCCCCCCCCTACACTGATGATGTCAAATGGTTGCTGGGGCTGGCAGCAAAGCTGG gAGTGAACTACGTGCACCAGTTCTGTGTGGGGGCAGCCAAGGGGGTGCTGAGCCCGTTTGTGCTGCAGGAGATCGTCATGGAGACGCTGCAGCGGCTGAGTCCCGCTCATGCCCACAACCACCTGCGTGCCCCGGCCTTCCACCAACTGGTGCAACGCTGTCAGCAGGCATACATGCAG TACATCCACCACCGCTTGATTCACCTGACCCCTGCGGACTACGACGACTTTGTGAATGCGATCCGGAGCGCCCGCAGCGCCTTCTGCCTGACGCCCATGGGCATGATGCAGTTCAACGACATCCTGCAGAACCTCAAGCGCAGCAAACAGACCAAGGAGCTGTGGCAGCGGGTCTCACTCgagatggccaccttctccccATGA
- the ZSWIM8 gene encoding zinc finger SWIM domain-containing protein 8 isoform X3 codes for MELMFAEWEDGERFSFEDSDRFEEDSLCSFISEAESLCQNWRGWRKQSAGPNSPTGGGGGGGSGGTRMRDGLVIPLVELSAKQVAFHIPFEVVEKVYPPVPEQLQLRIAFWSFPENEEDIRLYSCLANGSADEFQRGDQLFRMRAVKDPLQIGFHLSATVVPPQMVPPKGAYNVAVMFDRCRVTSCSCTCGAGAKWCTHVVALCLFRIHNASAVCLRAPVSESLSRLQRDQLQKFAQYLISELPQQILPTAQRLLDELLSSQSTAINTVCGAPDPTAGPSASDQSTWYLDESTLTDNIKKTLHKFCGPSPVVFSDVNSMYLSSTEPPAAAEWACLLRPLRGREPEGVWNLLSIVREMFKRRDSNAAPLLEILTDQCLTYEQITGWWYSVRTSASHSSASGHTGRSNGQSEVAAHACASMCDEMVTLWRLAVLDPALSPQRRRELCSQLRQWQLKVIENVKRGQHKKTLERLFPGFRPAVEACYFNWEEAYPLPGVTYSGTDRKLALCWARALPSRPGVSRSGGLEESRDRPRPLPAEPAVRPKEPGTKRKGLGDGVPSSQRGPRRLSAEGGDKALHKMGPGGGKAKALGGAGSGSKGSAGGGSKRRLSSEDSSLEPDLAEMSLDDSSLALGAEASTFGGFPESPPPCPPHGGSRGPSTFLPEPPDTYEEDGGVYFSEGPEPPTASAGPPGLLPGEVCTRDDLPSTDESGSGLPQTKEAVPAVGEEDDDYQAYYLNAQDGAGGEEEKAEGAAGEEHDLFAGLKPLEQESRMEVLFACAEALHAHGYSSEASRLTVELAQDLLANPPDLKVEPPPAKGKKNKVSTSRQTWVATNTLSKAAFLLTVLSERPEHHNLAFRVGMFALELQRPPASTKALEVKLAYQESEVAALLKKIPLGPSEMSTMRCRAEELREGTLCDYRPVLPLMLASFIFDVLCAPVVSPTGSRPPSRNWNSETPGDEELGFEAAVAALGMKTTVSEAEHPLLCEGTRREKGDLALALMITYKDDQAKLKKILDKLLDRESQTHKPQTLSSFYSSSRPATASQRSPSKHGGPSAPGALQPLTSGSAGPAQPGSVAGAGPGPTEGFTEKNVPESSPHSPCEGLPSEAALTPRPEGKVPSRLALGSRGGYNGRGWGSPGRPKKKHTGMASIDSSAPETTSDSSPTLSRRPLRGGWAPTSWGRGQDSDSISSSSSDSLGSSSSSGSRRASASGGARAKTVEVGRYKGRRPESHAPHVPNQPSEAAAHFYFELAKTVLIKAGGNSSTSIFTHPSSSGGHQGPHRNLHLCAFEIGLYALGLHNFVSPNWLSRTYSSHVSWITGQAMEIGSAALTILVECWDGHLTPPEVASLADRASRARDSNMVRAAAELALSCLPHAHALNPNEIQRALVQCKEQDNLMLEKACMAVEEAAKGGGVYPEVLFEVAHQWFWLYEQTAGGSSTAREGATGCSASGIRAAGEAGRGLTEGRGGPGTEPVTVAAAAAVTAAATVVPVISVGSSLYPGPGLGHGHSPGLHPYTALQPHLPCSPQYLTHPAHPAHPMPHMPRPAVFPVPSSAYPQGVHPAFLGAQYPYSVTPPSLAATAVSFPVPSMAPITVHPYHTEPGLPLPTSVACELWGQGTVSSVHPASTFPAIQGASLPALTTQPSPLVSGGFPPPEEETHSQPVNPHSLHHLHAAYRVGMLALEMLGRRAHNDHPNNFSRSPPYTDDVKWLLGLAAKLGVNYVHQFCVGAAKGVLSPFVLQEIVMETLQRLSPAHAHNHLRAPAFHQLVQRCQQAYMQYIHHRLIHLTPADYDDFVNAIRSARSAFCLTPMGMMQFNDILQNLKRSKQTKELWQRVSLEMATFSP; via the exons ATGGACTGGTGATCCCATTGGTGGAGCTGTCAGCAAAGCAGGTGGCATTTCACATCCCATTTGAAGTGGTGGAGAAAGTTTACCCACCGGTGCCTGAGCAGCTACAGCTCCGAATTGCTTTTTGGAGCTTTCCTGAGAATGAAGAGGACATTCG GCTGTATTCGTGCCTGGCCAATGGGAGTGCAGATGAGTTTCAGCGAGGGGATCAGCTCTTCCGCATGAGGGCTGTGAAGGACCCATTGCAGATAG GGTTCCACCTGAGTGCTACAGTGGTGCCACCTCAGATGGTCCCTCCCAAAGGGGCCTACAATGTGGCTGTGATGTTTGACCGCTGCCGGGTCACTTCCTGCAGCTGTACCTGTGGGGCTGGGGCCAAATGGTGTACCCACGTCGTGGCACTCTGTCTCTTCCGCATCCACAAC GCTTCTGCAGTCTGCCTGAGAGCCCCAGTCTCAGAGTCCCTGTCCCGGCTACAGAGGGACCAGCTGCAGAAGTTTGCGCAGTACCTCATTAGTGAACTCCCTCAGCAG ATCCTCCCCACAGCTCAGCGTCTCCTGGACGAACTCCTGTCTTCCCAGTCAACAGCCATCAATACAGTGTGTGGAGCTCCGG ACCCCACAGCAGGGCCCTCGGCATCGGACCAGAGTACTTGGTATCTGGATGAATCGACACTCACTGACAACATCAAGAAGACCCTGCACAAGTTCTGTGGTCCTTCCCCTGTGGTCTTCAG TGATGTGAACTCCATGTATCTGTCTTCCACGGAGCCGCCGGCTGCTGCTGAATGGGCATGTCTGCTGCGCCCTCTGAGGGGCCGTGAACCAGAGGGTGTCTGGAACCTGCTGAGCATCGTTCGGGAGATGTTCAAGCGAAGGGACAGCAATGCTGCCCCCTTGTTGGAAATCCTCACTGACCAGTGCCTCACCTATGAGCAG ATAACAGGTTGGTGGTATAGCGTGCGCACCTCAGCCTCACACAGCAGTGCCAGTGGGCACACGGGTCGTAGCAACGGGCAGTCAGAGGTGGCAGCCCATGCCTGTGCCAGCATGTGTGACGAGATGGTCACACTGTGGAGGCTGGCTGTGCTGGACCCGGCACTCAGCCCTCAGCG GCGCCGGGAACTATGTTCGCAGCTGCGGCAGTGGCAGCTGAAGGTGATTGAGAATGTCAAACGGGGCCAACACAAGAAGACGCTGGAGCGGCTCTTCCCTGGCTTCCGGCCAGCGGTGGAGGCCTGCTACTTCAACTGGGAAGAGGCCTACCCACTTCCTGGTGTCACCTACAGTGGCACTGACAGGAAGctggcactgtgctgggcccGGGCCCTGCCCTCTCGGCCAGGTGTCTCCCGCTCTGGGGGCCTAGAGGAATCCCGGGACCGGCCCCGACCCCTTCCTGCTGAGCCAGCTGTGCGGCCCAAGGAGCCTGGGACCAAGCGCAAGGGCTTGGGTGATGGGGTCCCCTCATCACAGCGGGGTCCCCGCCGCCTCTCAGCTGAAGGGGGAGATAAAGCTCTGCATAAGATGGGTCCAGGTGGGGGCAAAGCCAAAGCACTGGGTGGGGCTGGCAGTGGGAGCAAGGGCTCAGCAGGTGGTGGGAGCAAGCGAAGGCTGAGCAGTGAAGACAGCTCCCTGGAGCCAGACCTGGCTGAgatgagcctggatgacagcagcCTGGCCCTGGGTGCAGAGGCCAGTACCTTCGGGGGATTCCCTGAGAGTCCTCCGCCCTGTCCTCCCCACGGTGGCTCCCGAGGCCCTTCTACTTTCCTTCCTGAGCCCCCAGATACTTATGAAGAAGATGGTGGTGTGTACTTCTCAGAAGGGCCTGAGCCTCCCACAGCCTCTGCCGGCCCCCCTGGCTTACTGCCTGGGGAAGTCTGTACCCGGGACGACCTCCCTTCTACAGATGAGAGTGGCAGTGGGCTCCCCCAAACCAAAGAGGCAGTCCCTGCAGTTGGAGAGGAGGATGATGACTACCAGGCATACTATCTGAATGCCCAGGATGGAGCTGGGGGCGAGGAAGAGAAAGCTGAGGGTGCGGCTGGGGAGGAGCATGACCTGTTTGCTGGGCTGAAGCCACTGGAACAGGAGAGCCGCATggag GTACTGTTTGCCTGTGCTGAAGCCCTGCATGCACATGGCTATAGCAGTGAGGCCTCCCGCCTCACTGTGGAGCTTGCCCAGGATCTACTAGCCAACCCACCCGACCTCAAGGTAGAGCCGCCCCCTGCCAAG GGCAAGAAGAACAAGGTGTCCACAAGCCGTCAGACCTGGGTGGCTACCAACACCCTGAGCAAGGCGGCCTTCCTGTTGACAGTGTTAAGTGAGCGTCCAGAGCACCACAACCTGGCCTTCCGAGTTGGCATGTTTGCCTTGGAGCTACAGAGGCCTCCAGCTTCTACCAAGGCCTTGGAG GTGAAGCTGGCAtaccaggagtctgaggtggctGCCTTGCTCAAGAAGATCCCTCTGGGTCCGAGCGAGATGAGTACCATGCGGTGCCGGGCAGAAGAGCTTCGGGAGGGGACACTCTGTGACTATCGGCCTGTGTTGCCTCTCATGTTGGCCAGTTTCATCTTTGATGTTCTCTGTGCTCCAG TGGTTTCTCCCACAGGTTCCCGGCCCCCAAGTCGCAACTGGAACAGCGAGACACCTGGGGatgaggagctgggatttgaagcaGCAGTTGCTGCCTTGG GCATGAAAACGACAGTGAGTGAGGCAGAACATCCCCTCCTATGTGAAGGCACACGTCGGGAGAAGGGTGACCTGGCATTAGCACTAATGATCACTTACAAGGACGACCAGGCCAAGCTTAAGAAG ATCTTAGACAAACTCTTGGACCGAGAGAGCCAGACTCATAAGCCACAGACGCTGAGTTCTTTCTACTCATCTAGCCGCCCAGCCACAGCCAGCCAGAGGTCTCCTTCAAAGCACGGGGGCCCATCTGCCCCAGGGGCCCTGCAACCACTGACCTCAGGCTCTGCAGGGCCTGCTCAGCCAGGGAGTGTGGCAGGGGCTGGGCCAGGCCCCACTGAGGGCTTCACAGAGAAGAATGTGCCTG AGAGTTCCCCACATTCCCCCTGTGAGGGTCTTCCATCTGAGGCAGCTTTGACCCCAAGGCCAGAGGGGAAGGTTCCAAGCCGCTTGGCACTTGGCAGTCGTGGAGGCTATAATGGACGGGGATGGGGCTCCCCAGGACGGCCTAAGAAGAAGCACACAG GCATGGCCAGCATTGACAGCAGTGCCCCTGAAACAACATCGGATAGCTCCCCCACCTTAAGCCGGAGACCACTTCGAGGGGGCTGGgcccccacctcctggggtcGAGGACAGGACAGTGACAGCATTAGCAGCTCTTCTTCGGACTCCCTGGGCTCCTCATCCTCCAGTGGAAGTCGTCGGGCCAGTGCCAGTGGAGGAGCCCGGGCAAAGACTGTTGAAGTTGGCAG GTACAAGGGCCGCCGCCCCGAGAGTCATGCCCCCCATGTACCCAATCAGCCATCAGAGGCAGCTGCACACTTCTACTTCGAGCTGGCGAAGACAGTGCTGATCAAGGCAGGGGGCAACAGCAGCACTTCCATTTTCACACATCCATCTTCCTCAGGGGGCCACCAGGGTCCTCACCGCAACCTGCACCTTTGCGCCTTCGAGATTGGGCTTTATGCCCTTGGCCTGCACAACTTTGTTTCTCCCAACTGGCTCTCACGTACTTATTCTTCCCACGTTTCCTGGATTACAG GCCAGGCCATGGAGATAGGCAGCGCAGCCCTGACTATACTGGTAGAATGCTGGGATGGGCACCTGACACCCCCTGAGGTTGCATCCTTGGCTGACAGGGCATCACGGGCAAGAGACTCCAATATGGTGAGGGCAGCAGCAGAGCTGGCCCTGAGCTGCCTGCCCCATGCCCACGCATTGAACCCTAATGAGATCCAGCGGGCCCTGGTGCAGTGCAAGGAGCAG GACAACCTGATGTTGGAGAAGGCCTGCATGGCAGTGGAAGAGGCAGCTAAGGGTGGGGGCGTGTACCCTGAAGTGTTGTTTGAGGTTGCTCACCAGTGGTTCTGGCTATATGAGCAAACTGCAGGTGGCTCATCCACAGCCCGTGAAGGGGCTACCGGCTGTAGTGCCAGTGGGATCAGGGCAGCTGGGGAGGCTGGGCGGGGTCTGACTGAGGGTAGAGGGGGCCCAGGGACTGAACCAGTTACAgtggcggcggcagcagcagtgACAGCAGCAGCCACAGTGGTGCCCGTCATCTCGGTTGGGTCCAGTTTATACCCGGGTCCAGGACTGGGGCATGGCCACTCCCCTGGCCTGCACCCCTACACCGCTCTACAGCCCCACCTGCCCTGTAGCCCTCAGTACCTCACTCACCCAGCTCATCCCGCCCACCCCATGCCTCACATGCCCCGGCCTGCCGTATTCCCTGTGCCCAGCTCTGCATACCCACAG GGTGTGCATCCTGCATTCCTGGGGGCTCAGTACCCTTATTCAGTGACTCCTCCCTCACTTGCTGCTACTGCTGTGTCTTTCCCCGTCCCTTCCATGGCACCCATCACAGTACATCCCTACCACACAGAGCCAGGGCTTCCACTGCCCACCAGTGTGGCCTGTGAGTTGTGGGGCCAGGGAACAG TGAGCAGTGTCCATCCAGCATCCACGTTTCCGGCCATCCAGGGTGCCTCGCTGCCTGCCCTGACCACACAGCCCAGCCCTCTGGTGAGCGGAGGTTTTCCACCGCCCGAGGAGGAGACGCACAGTCAGCCAGTCAATCCCCACAGCCTGCACCACCTGCATGCTGCCTACCGTGTCG GAATGCTGGCACTGGAGATGCTGGGTCGCCGGGCACACAACGATCACCCCAACAACTTCTCCCGCTCCCCCCCCTACACTGATGATGTCAAATGGTTGCTGGGGCTGGCAGCAAAGCTGG gAGTGAACTACGTGCACCAGTTCTGTGTGGGGGCAGCCAAGGGGGTGCTGAGCCCGTTTGTGCTGCAGGAGATCGTCATGGAGACGCTGCAGCGGCTGAGTCCCGCTCATGCCCACAACCACCTGCGTGCCCCGGCCTTCCACCAACTGGTGCAACGCTGTCAGCAGGCATACATGCAG TACATCCACCACCGCTTGATTCACCTGACCCCTGCGGACTACGACGACTTTGTGAATGCGATCCGGAGCGCCCGCAGCGCCTTCTGCCTGACGCCCATGGGCATGATGCAGTTCAACGACATCCTGCAGAACCTCAAGCGCAGCAAACAGACCAAGGAGCTGTGGCAGCGGGTCTCACTCgagatggccaccttctccccATGA